ACTTCATCGATGTCTGTCAGTGCCTGCAGAGAGGGGGCGGAGAATGCACCAGGCCGCGGTGCCCAGCCGTAGAACAAGGGGAACGGGAAGGAACTGACGCACAGAAAGTttcacctgaacatgaggaaaagCTTCTTCCCTGTGCAGTGACCGAGCCctgaacaggttgcccagagaaggtGTGGAGTCTTCCTCACCTGGGGATATTCCAGaactgtctggacacaatcctgtgctgtgtgcacTGGGGTGACCCTGCAGTGCAGTTATTACCCACAGAAGGGAGAGGTGGCTGCAATGTTAAAAGAAGACGTgatcttttctttagtctttgTCCCAAATACCCACTTAATAATGGAGTCCTTGATCTCAGGAGCACTGCTTGAATCAATGCTCTaattgtgggttattttcatCGCAGTGACTTCTCTCCCGGGGATGAAAACACCACAGCGATGAGATCTCCTCAAGGTGACTGAGGTGCGGCTGATACTAGGCCAAAGACAGGGAAGGGCGAAGTGAATCGTGCTTGTTGCTTTAGGGAAGAGGAGTGTGAAGGTGACCTGAGGCTGGTTCAAGCCGCTTAGTGGACGAAGCAGAGCTGGTGAcaaggctggagctgggagctcagCAGCAAAGCCCCCGCTGAGACGGAATGGCACGCACGGACAGGATGCAGATTTATCCATACGGAGCATCACTTATGGTGGGAAAGAAGCGCTCAGTGCTGATGGCGGCCCCTAACCGGGGGAGACTGGGAGGACCTGAGGACACTTGGGGAGGACAAGGACACAGCCTAGCGCTGGGCACGCGTTTGGGAAAAATCCCCGAGGAACGGGGAAAGTGGCGCTGACCCCAGGGGCCGCCCCTGCCTAGTGCTGCTCGTCGCGCCCGCCCGCGCGCCTCCGCTCCGCGGCCTCCGCGCTAACCACAAATTTCACCGCAGCGCCGGCCTGCGTGACGCGCACGGCACTCTGCTCTCCCATTGGCTGGAGGCCCCGCGCGCACAGGGGCGCGCAGTGCGGGCGGCGCCGAGGcgcgggcgggagcggcgggatGTCGGGGCCCAACGGAGACCCGCACGTGCTGGGCGGCGGCACCGGGCACGAGGGCGACGACGACGGCGACGACACCTTCGAGGAGGAAGGTGCGTGGGGGTAAAACGGGGCTGCCATCTTGGAGGGGATCCCGTGGCGCAGGATGGCCTGGCCTGGTCCCCTGCTCTGCGGGTGGCAGAGcacaggtgtgcccaggtgtgcgcaggtgtgcccagatgtgcccagatgtTCTGCCGGGAGCGGTGCCCAACGCCAGCGAGGCACCCGCTATAAGGCAGCGGGGCCGAGGGGCTGCAGGGTTTGATTCCCACCCAGCCATGAGGCACCGACGTGTTGccctggggtggatttttttcttgtgagaaaaTGATTTTGTGCCTTTGCTGGTGTATGGGCTGCGGATGTCAGGAAAGAGGATGTTCAGGTTTCGAAATCACAGGGCAGATCACATGGGCGGATCTGGGAGAAGTAGTCATGcatggaaaaagggaatttaatGCAGGTAGCTTGGCAAATTCCACTTTGGGGCatttctgcagtgcctgggTATGAAGTTTCTGATACTGCCCTGTCTGGTTAGAACCAGCCCATGGAAAAAGTGAGATGACAGGAGAGCAGTTATGCGGATGTAGAGGTCACTCTTAAAACTAGAATTCTTTCAGCATAAGCACTTCGCTACCCTTCTGTTGAAAGTGGTGGAGTTGGGTTCTACTGTTTCCCAAAACATTCTGTTTCCTAGATGTGACCCACACAGGTGATTTTAGGAGTTGTGTCTGGGATCTagctgcagtgacaggacaatcATTTCTGCCCTGAAACACCCCAAGTGCACTCACTGCTTTGCATCATCACAGTGATTTGCATTTCCTATTTTTTGAAGAGCTAAAAGACATGTTGGATGTGATGGAAAAAGTCACTAAATTGGATTTACATCCTAATTGGGTTGTTCAGCTTGtaattaatttgctttatgCGCAGTAGCTGGTCATAAAGGGCTGCAGCTATTTCCTTGTCTAGTGGAGCTGTGGATCTCTTCCTTCATCTCAAGTAGGAAACTTGATTTTTGTCAGCTATTCTTGTAAGAATATAGAGGAGTTAATGCAATTGCCATACTCCTGTTCAGTGTTTCCAATAGAGATGTAGTTGTTTCCACAGAAATCCACCATGCAACTaacagaaaacaataaaataaaaggtttttacagcttatttttaaatggtaaatttaattttaaatggttaattttcttttcacttcccAAAGCTGCACAAATTATATAACCTTCATTTGGGTTTTAGGCACTGAGAATAAGCTTCTGCTGTAATTGCAGACTTCTTGCAAAGATGATGAATGGTCCTTGCCAGAAGTAGTTATCATGTCTGCTTGAGATCTGCTCACCATTTCATTGGAATATGGTGCATCAGATTGAAAAACTGTAACTCACAGATCTTGAAAAATGCTGATAGTTTTAAAAATGCTGATAACTGCCACCTTTTTGGAAAGCATGTGTTTGTGggattgatttttaaatgtaagaACATCATCAGTGCTCTTGCTCATAATGCCACCTCTGTGTATACCTGCAAGGCCAAACTTTTATTAATGAGCTCAAATGCAACATTACACAATTCTCCAAAGAATTAAAGGCTGCAGCACTCTGAACGGCTCCAAAGTGGCTATAAGAAAAGGaggataattatttttttataatgaaaCTTCTTAGCTATTAATAATGCAGATGACGTCAATGTTTAAATATTCACAGTTCTTTTAAAGCTGCCTGGACCTTGTGTGCTGGGGCACCAGGACACCTTGGCAAAGAGGCAGAGCTGGTCTGGGGGATTTAAGCACAGCCTGACCCTCCTAGGGTGCCCAGAacacatcctcatcctccttcctctctccatgtccttcagcacagcccagcattCCAGGCACTGAGTATCCCCCTGGGCTCAGAGGAGCTGGCTGGAGAAAAGCCAGCCCCTGCCCGCGAGGTGTGAGCTTGTCCCACCCACACAGGGATCCTTCCCTGTTCTGCAGCCCATGATCCTCACAAACATTAGCCCACAGGTCACACACAGCTCCACCTCTGCCTCCCTGCACTCAGCTGTGCAGTTTCAGAAAGGAACATGGGACTAGCTCCATCTGGGATCCCCTGCAGCCTTCCAGGTGTCCTGAGTAAACTCAGCAGTTTATCTTGTCTGTTTTTtaagtttgggtttttgttaTTCTTCAGGATTGTGTGGGTGTTGCTTGGAGCAATCCAAAAACAGGTGTTGCAGGAGCACAGCACTCTTCAGCTGAGTAGCAGTGCTAACACACACCACTGTGAAATGCTGTTGTGCTGAAACAAACCACTGCACTTGAAACAATGCTGTGGGTAAGAAACTGTACCTAGAGAACCAACTGCCAGGATCATCTGGAGTGAATCTAGGTTTAATCTGAAGTACCCAAAGCCTTAATAGAGCATGAAAATCCTGTGTCTGAACTAGGTGCCAAACACTTACCTTCCTGTGGAAATAGTGGTGCCACTACCAGCACCTTTGGGTtcatcccctcctcctgccacagccaTGACGGCTGCACTGTTACAGCAGCCTGACTCCAACCAGGCCTGAgtgcagcacatcccagctTGGAAGCCTTATCCAAAtaattcacagaaaataaacactgcAGCATGCTGACAAAATGCCTGTACTATCAGGAAACATGATTCCAAAGGAAGCTAAAAAGGCTGCCTTGTCTTTGGGATTTATCTGGTAATGTTGCAGTCAGCACTCAGTCTGTGGTTGGCTGTTTGTGTGTGAGATCTGAGGCTCTCAGATGTGTTCACAAAGGGTTTGGACTGCCCAGGTACCTTGCCTTAGATCTTGTTACCAGTGTTACAGCTTCCCATTGGCCTAATTTGATCAGGGAACGGAGCACATGCAGGATTCAGTTGCACTTCACCCACCCAGGGGTAAATAAGGCACAGCCAAAATGCTGTGGGCATGTTTTGCCAGAGTTCTCGTGGCCTCCTTTGACTGCAGCGACAATTTATTTACATTGTTCAGTCTCTCATCTCCCTTGCTTTTAGAATATGCAGCAATAAACTCTATGCTGGACCAGATCAACTCCTGCTTGGATCACCTGGAGGAGAAGAATGATCACCTACACGGCTGCTTGAAGGAACTGCTGGAGTGCAGCCGCCAGACCCGTCTGGagttccagcagcagagcaagcAGCTGAACGCTGGAGCTGATGTGCAGGGATCCCAGCCTCCTGCCTAGAGTCTGACCATACACCCTCAACTGCTGTTGCTAAGGGGACAGTTACTGGTCACCAATTTAATGTAAAACTTGGAATAGCAGAGGTGCCTCGTGTCTGTTACTTGTTCCCTTCTGTGTTTGTATCCTGCCATTCatgttctgttttcatttaGCTGTGAGACGGGTGCAGAAGCACAAGGGTGGGTATAGAAGAGCTGGTTCTTTCTGCTCCCCAACATAAGCCTGGCACTCACACTTGGTTAAAGCTGGCTGTAGGAAACCTGAGGCCATGCAGGTATAGTTTGCAGGCAGGCCCTCTTGACAAAGTGGACAAATTATTTCTGCTCTCTTTTCCTTAAATCCAAGCAAGGAGTATTATGGCTCAACCCCCTTTCCCTCAGAAAGCACAGTTGGCAGGGGCTGTCCCGACTTCAGGCTTGTCCCTAAGTCTAACTGATGACAGCCCTGGAGAGGGAGGGCCTAGGCCAGCTGCTGCCTtgaagccacagcttctccctTAGTCACATTAACTGTGATGTACAAATATTGGCACGTGGTTCCAGATCACTGGACACTTCCACTCCATTCCAAGCAGATAAGACAAGCTACTGGTGCGATCTTTCTGACCACTGTAACTGGGAGCTGCACCACTCCTTCAGCTGCCATTAAGGACAGAGGTGTAGAAAGGGGCAGAGCAGCCTGGTTAGCCCCCATCACAGCATTAGCAATAGAGAGCAGAGCCCTCCCTGTACATTCTGACAAGGCACGAGAGGTCTGGTCTGTACCTTGTGGTCTTGTCAGTATGTCCTACAGCCAGCACTTTTGAAGCAAGAATTACTGTTCTGCTTATGTAGagttaaaggagtttttttgaAAGTTAAAGAggttatttaaaagaaatctgttttattaaaatcaGTTTGAAACAAAATTTGTTCCTGAGAGTCTCCACTATGAGAACAGATTGGATTAAGCCTTGTAGTATTAACAAAGGAGCAAGGTGCATGTTCTTGCCTAGCTTAGGACTTGTCCAAGACTCCTTGTCCAACAGTGTGTGTCTTAGAAAGGAAAGTGTTCTGAGAAGCAGAATTCAGCAGAGTCTCCCAAGAGATAAACATTGTCTCCGGAAAGGAAATGAGAGGAACTACAAAGAATTCTTATGTCTGCATCCATCACTCCGTGAAGTTTGTCCCCTGTGGAAATCCCATTACCATCTTCTTTCAGGTTCAAGCCTTAGTCTTTCCACATAACTGCTGTATCCCAACTGTACAAGTAATAAGCAACACTATCCTGTATTAGACACGCTAAAGCCAGGCttatttattcttaaaataaaaacagcagtAAAGTTGAAGGTTTTGCTCTATTAAAAGActcagaaaataaacatttccagCAAATATCATATGTAAAGGGCTCTCCTTTAAGGCCACTCTATCTGGGTTTGCGCCTGGAAGAGCGTCTGCACCCAGCAGAGGTGAGACCAGCTGTCTCACCTTTGGCGAGGGAGgaaggctctgctgctgcctcctggccTGCATCTGCTGCCTCCTGTCCTAAGCCTCCTCCACTCCCTGGATCCTGGTGGTCGTCTGTGTCTGCCCTCTGCCTGGCTGTGTTGGCCTCTTCCTCACGTCCCAGTGACTCCCCTACGGTGTGGCTCTCCTCAGAGAACAGGCAGTCGGCACTACTGGCAGTGGACTTGTTCTCTTCCTGTAGACTTTCTTCTTCTACAACCATGATACCACACACATCATCAGTCACACTGGCCAGGCTCTTGCCCTCTGGCCTAGAGGTGGCCAGCTCACCCTTACCCTCCAGAGACCTTGAAGTTTGTTCTTGCAGGGCTGACAGCTCCGTGCCCTCCTTATCTATCCCACCATCATCATTCATCTTCTTGCTGGTATGTGCTGTTGTAGCAAGAGGCTGTTTTGGATCATCCAGCAATTGGGAGCTGGAGCCCTGGGAATGCAAAGGAGCTTCGGGATAGGCAGTTGTGGCACGGTGCCTTGCTGCCTTGTATCTCTGcaaatacaaacaaaccaacgtgagagagaagcccagctcagctcctgtcactgcagcaaagcagcagctggtcCAGGAACACCTGTACAAAAACAGTGGTGAGTGGCAGGAGCACAAGTGatctcagcagctcctggcctggctgctgaggCTCTCAACAGAGAAGGGTCAACTCCTGTGAGGAAAAGTGATATTAAAAACTGAAGTCTCTCGCATTACTTAATGCTGAGCAAGTGCATGGCAGACCTCTGGCTCCTGAGACAGAAATCAGGATCTGGCAACTGTTAATCTCAGTCAGACTCAGGACTCTGTAGATACAACAGTACAAGTGACAGCTCCTGCTTCAGCTACTGCCAGGACACGTACCCTGGGCATGTGAGGCTCTGCACAGCCCTCAGCTACTAGTGTGATTTAATGTTTATCAGCCAAAGCAAGGCTTATGCTGAAAGCTTAGTATTTCTTCACTCTGTTGATACAATCTGCACGGTCAGTGGAACTGTTGACAGGAAGGCTGTGATATCAGTTATATCTCATTACAAGTCACTGAGGTTTTCCACGGAGTAAAGGTAAGCATATCATCAATAAAATGACTCATTTGCACTCACTATCATGATGAACCAGTAGAGGTCTGTAAAGAGATTAAAACAGCTACTACGCATGTTCTAGACTGGATTTCAGGAAAACAACTCACTGTAGCTAGCTAACACATAGCAGTGTTAGACATAACCCAGTCTTCAATGCCCAGACAGAGCATGACCTAAAGGAACAAGCTGAagttccctcttttcccacagcagctcccttcATAATCAACTCCCTTTCAGCTGCCTGCTGAAGGGTTCCTTGACCTGGCACTAGCGTTACACCTGACAATTTAAGGAAACAATTTCAAGCACAAGGGCTTTCACCAGTCTGCAATGTGGAATTACAGCACATCTGACAGGCtgctttacattttaatttaatttattgctgCAGACTTGATCTTCCTCTGTCCTCAACCTGTGGGATATGAACAATATCATCTCATGCTGGAATTGGATCAGTCAAGTAATACTGTACCCAAACCTAAGCAGGTGCAGGCATGTAAATTGGTGTCCAGAGCAATGCTGTTAATTGTCTCAACAGCACACAATTCTCTGCTTTGAAACCCTCTGCTGAGCTACTCTGCTGAGAATACCCCAGCAACTGGCAGTGATTTAACTCAGACTGCGACAACCCCAAGGCACCCAGGCAGCCAAGAATAATAGTTATCTGCCTGCAGATATGTAGGTCTGGACTCTTCTCATGAACTCCCCAGGTCACTCTGGCATGCATTTGAACAGCATCTGATTTCAGCTCTAAATGAGCCAAAAGAGTGACATAAGTGACTGCTGCTGCAGTTTCACTCTATGCTGATCTAAAACAAGCCAGGAAAACAGCAATTCCTTCACTCCTGAAATGACTAGCTTCAGGAGTGGGAGAGGATGAGCGACCATGAAGGAACAACTGTGGTCTCCTCCCATTCCAAATCCACTGCTCTGAGTGCTGGCAGAATTCTAAAGCACTCCACCCCTTCCTGGAGGCAGTGATGGCTGACTAGGAATAGTTTCTTCTGTCTGaagactagaaaaaaaaaaccatgaagtTTTTGGGGGTTAggggtgtgtgtttgtgcatgtgtgtttgggttttttttttaaacactattTTAAAAGGTAGTATGGAAGCACAACAGTTTTTGGGAGTAGACTGTGGGTGCAGGCAGAGGACAAAGTCGATGTGGGAGCCTCCCTCCTTGCCAAGGACAGGGAACAGTGCTCTCCCATACAGGAGGGCCCAGGCAGTGGTCACGGGACAGGGCAGAAACAGTGCAAGCCCTGCGTACCCTCCACAAGCACTAATCCAGGCCCCTCACCCCCTGCCAAGTCAACAAGGACAGAACAATGGAGGCAGATTCCAGGCCAGCCCAGTAGGAAAAGCTTTAGATAGGAAAGCAGCAAGGGGCAATATGGCTTCTTTAGGTGGAaccagaaaagcaaaggaacagCATCAGTTTGCAGAGCTTTGTGCTAAGGAGTTTCTAGGAAAGGGTAGCAGACAGGCAGACAGACAAACTTCCTCTGGCAGGCTGACCCTGGGGACAAATGGACTCTCACCAGCTTGTAGATTCTACCACATAAAGAGTCTGTAATGTTAAATTTTCAGATTTCTAAGGTATCTGATTTTACCAGGCCTCTTCCTGGATGAATCACACCCACACTTTTGGCTAAAGGAGCTGTTCTTGCAGTATCACACCTGGAGATGCATATGCATCAGCTTTCTTTATGAGGAACAGCCTCTCTCTCCTGCTCAATCCCACCTTGACCAACCTGTAATCTAACAGAGAAGAGGCCTAGACTAAATGACAGACTCCACAGGTTCAGCAAACAGAGCGGACACTCTGAGGAAGATTCCCAGCCAGAAACAGGCAAAAAGATGATAGCAGCAGTAGCTGGGAAGCAGGACTTAACTGGTTTTAGATCTACAAGGGCCAAGGGAGACAAAGACAGAGCACACCAGGAGAAAGCTATGGCATAATGGACACCAAGGATGATGGAAATGAGCTGGAGACAAGACAGCTAACGTGGTGGATTCACTAGAAAGACACGCACAGGGGTAACAAATGCCAGGCCATGCAATCGCCAAAGGGTCTAACCTGAAAGTTCTCAAAATGCATCAGGGACTTGCAGTGTGCGAGCCGGGCAGCGGAGTCGCTATGGTAGAATTTGTgacacagcctgcagaggtaacCTGCGACGGGGACCAGAAAATCCAGGCCTGCGAAacgggaggggaagggaaatcACAGATCACATTGAATGGAACTCAAATAATGAAAGCATGTTAAAAGAGAAGGGGGATGGGGGTAAAAAAGTAGAGGTGGAAAGCTTTGCTTCTGTTAATCAGGGATTTGCAAGATGACTTGCTGAATATCTCGTCTTACCATGGAATGGCTGTGGTTGATATTCAGAGAGAAATCTGGCTGCCAGAGCAAAGAAACTACACAGAGCGTTAagggggagaaagagagaagagaataCAATGGAAAACTACAGAGAACATGTGATCTAATGTAATGGGATCAAACCAAGCAGAAGACAGCAGGCGCGCAAGAGGAACACGCAGAGAACATTCACAGCATGAATCATTATTCCATCTGCCACACGATAGTGGAAGGTTACAGCGATATGGAAGATTCGTGTAAACAGAGCTCTCCTTGGGCACAAAAcagcctctgcagagctgccctccTCAAACACGAGTGGCCTTTAAGGGTCTGAAGTCAGTTGCTTACAGGGTGGGGACCAGACACAGCCATCTGGAGGCACCACTGCCCACCAGGCCAGCAGCACGGCTGAGGAACTGCTTGGTACAGCGTGGGGGTTCTGAAGCGGAGGAAACATGCACAGTTTGGGTCTAGCAGAGAGTTTGATACTGTCAATGATGCTCAGTATCTCTCTGCAAGCTGCATTTCTGTTGGAAAGCATTCCAATCAATATGCTTTCCGACTCCATCTTTCCAGAGCATCCCTCATTTGCTACCTACTTTCTTCAGTATTCCTGCCCTGCTTGTTCCATGTCCTACCTTATCTGGCTCTCATCCGTCTTCAAAGCAAAAGGCAGTTGACAAACATCAATCACATCCTTATGTTTTATCACACAGTAATAAAGAAACATCCTGTTCTCAGGAGAGGTTCTTCTCCCGGCAGCAGTGACATGCATCAGTCCAATGCAGATGCTGGAGCACCATGGCCCAAAAAGCCATTATAACAGTAGATACAGACCATCCTCTCCTACAGATACAGCATGTGGCCACAGAAGGCTCTGTGGCCCTTTGTGCTTAACTCTGCTTGCTTACCATAGGCTGTGTCTGGACAATACTTCTCACTTCCTTCGTAATCCTCCAAAGACACTTCCTTCAGCCCAGCCTGAAAACCAAAAGAACATTAGTGCCTACTGTAGCTATGGCAATTGCCAGGCTCTTGCATTTTTCCGATTAGCTTGGGAGCAAAACAGAGGATTCACATGCCAGAGACAGAGTTGCACAGCCTCTGCTTAGGGGCAGATGTAAACCCCAGTATCAGCAGACCACTTCATTACAAAGGTTAAAATCATCCCTTCCACTCCAAGCCTGAAGGAGCTTAGCCATGTACCTCCTTCTTGGTAACATATTTGTCAAGATAAACCTCTATACGTTTGCTATCAGACACAGCTACTGCTGGGCTGTTAAAGGAGACTATGTCAAAATACTGCTTTATGCTCCTCAACAAGGTTAATGTCTGAAGACAGCAGAAGTTGTACAGCACAGCAGAAACACCTTTATGTATCCCACACATAGAACCCAATTCTCTTCTGCATCACTCTGTGCTCTGGAAGAACCCTAGAGTTCCACCCTACTGCTGTGCAAGGTTGAGCAGACTCTTGAAAGCCTGAGCTCAACCAGCCAAGACCACCTAAGTCATAGGATCCCACAGCAGATTCTCAGATAGGTAATTCCTGCTTCTCTCACACAGCATACCTGCTTGGCAGCAGAATCCTCATTTTCCATCAGCACTACATCTCGGTCTTCCTCCTCACCAGCTCctccctcatcctcctcctcttcctcatcatcATCTTCGAAACAGCCAACAGCATCCACAGTGATCAACTCCTCTGAATCTTCTGGGCTCCCCAACTCCTTCTCTCCTAGTCTAACCTGTAAggtacagaaaagaaagatcAGATCAACTTTGCACTTGCCATTTAACCAAGGTAGAGCCCAGACTCAGGACAGATTGTATATGATGTAGGGACTACAAGAGGGGCATAAAGCTCTCTTACTTCTAGACACATCCAGCACCTTCTCCCTTTTTCAATTAACTTTCAGTGCTAACAACTGAAGTTcagcaaaaaatgaaaattaaaacagggTTGGAAGAACTGCACATCTTCCTTGCAGCCCTGCAGTAgtcagggaaggagaaaggtATCCTGCTCTACAGTGTAGCTGCTTCCAGACCTGCACAGCTCTCCACCCCAGGCAGTATCACCTCTTTGGCTTTCTGTTTGTGCTCAGGGGACTTCATATGCTCCACAAACTTGCGAGGGGTCTTGAAGTGCCGGCTGCAGACAGTGCAGAAAGGACGAAGCGAGCGTTTGGCCAGCtaaggaaagagggaaaattccGTAAGTCACAAGAGGCACTGCTTTGGACGAACTGCAGGTGAATCTTGAAACAAAGCCAGCCCCACATCCTGGGAGACCACAAAGACAACAGTCTTTTCAGCAGAAAGGACTCTCTAACTTCTACCCACcaaaaagatgaaaaacatGCAGCACAAAAATAAGTGTGTCTTAAAATAGGTGTTCTGGCACTTCTTCCCTAAAAGTCAATAAATATACTGGCCTGCCTGAAGTTTAGCTTAAAGAGGTTGCCCACCAATTCCTCCATTCAATGAATTAGGTGAGTATGATAAGCCATATTTCTTAAGAAAAGTCAGTTACATACTAGAGGTGC
This genomic window from Poecile atricapillus isolate bPoeAtr1 chromosome 20, bPoeAtr1.hap1, whole genome shotgun sequence contains:
- the BBLN gene encoding bublin coiled-coil protein — encoded protein: MSGPNGDPHVLGGGTGHEGDDDGDDTFEEEEYAAINSMLDQINSCLDHLEEKNDHLHGCLKELLECSRQTRLEFQQQSKQLNAGADVQGSQPPA